A genome region from Dolichospermum compactum NIES-806 includes the following:
- the rd gene encoding rubredoxin, which produces MQKYICTVCGYIYDPEIGDSDSSIEPGTAFEEIPDDWVCPVCGAEKSDFELYEE; this is translated from the coding sequence ATGCAAAAGTATATATGTACGGTTTGTGGCTATATCTATGACCCAGAAATAGGTGATTCAGATAGCAGTATAGAACCAGGAACAGCTTTTGAAGAAATTCCCGATGATTGGGTTTGTCCAGTTTGTGGTGCTGAAAAATCAGACTTTGAGTTATATGAAGAGTAA
- a CDS encoding BaiN/RdsA family NAD(P)/FAD-dependent oxidoreductase, which yields MLPLQIVVIGGGAAGLFGAIACAEANPRTQVTLIEASRQPLAKVLISGGGRCNVTHACFDPKILVQNYPRGGKALLGAFTRFQPLDTIAWFATHGVNVKTEADGRMFPITDRSETIAECLIKAAFDANIELCIGTPVTAVTRKNAGFEVLLKSGETKECHRLLLATGSSLAGYKIARELGHEIQTPVPSLFTFNIADPQLRELAGISVSSVNLRLPGTGKTPLQQTGPILITHWGVSGPAVLKLSAWGARILNENRYQHKLLINWLPDLSQEEVRQKVLTVKAEWGQKAIALHRGVNLPHRLWQYIVNRAHITTEDRWATISNKTLNQLVQEISQGEYLITGKGAFKEEFVTCGGVNLKEVNFKTMESKIVPGLHFAGEILDIDGITGGFNFQSAWTTAYLAGQSMTKSTVDH from the coding sequence TTGTTACCTTTGCAAATTGTAGTTATTGGTGGTGGGGCTGCGGGATTATTTGGTGCGATCGCTTGTGCTGAAGCTAATCCCCGGACCCAGGTTACTTTAATTGAAGCGAGTCGTCAACCTTTGGCGAAAGTGCTGATTTCCGGTGGGGGACGCTGTAACGTTACTCATGCTTGTTTTGACCCCAAGATTTTAGTCCAGAATTACCCTAGAGGTGGTAAAGCCTTGTTAGGTGCTTTTACCCGGTTTCAACCTTTAGATACCATAGCTTGGTTTGCGACGCATGGGGTGAATGTAAAAACGGAAGCTGACGGACGGATGTTCCCGATTACAGACCGTTCGGAAACCATTGCTGAATGTTTAATTAAGGCGGCTTTTGATGCCAACATAGAACTGTGTATTGGTACACCTGTTACGGCTGTCACCCGCAAAAATGCCGGGTTTGAAGTTCTGCTGAAGTCGGGAGAAACTAAAGAATGTCATCGCTTACTTTTGGCTACAGGTAGTAGTTTAGCTGGTTATAAAATTGCTAGAGAATTAGGTCATGAGATCCAAACTCCTGTACCTTCTTTATTTACCTTTAATATTGCTGATCCTCAACTGCGAGAATTAGCGGGAATTAGTGTTAGTTCTGTAAATCTGCGCTTACCAGGTACAGGGAAAACCCCATTACAACAAACAGGACCAATATTAATTACCCATTGGGGTGTAAGTGGTCCAGCAGTGCTGAAACTTTCGGCCTGGGGTGCAAGAATTCTTAATGAAAATCGCTATCAACACAAATTACTGATTAATTGGTTGCCAGATTTATCACAAGAAGAAGTGAGACAAAAAGTTTTAACCGTCAAAGCTGAATGGGGACAAAAAGCGATCGCTCTCCATCGTGGTGTAAACTTACCACATCGGCTTTGGCAATATATTGTCAATCGCGCTCATATTACCACAGAAGACCGTTGGGCAACCATATCCAACAAAACCCTAAATCAACTAGTCCAAGAAATCTCCCAAGGAGAATACCTAATTACAGGTAAAGGCGCATTTAAAGAAGAATTTGTCACCTGTGGAGGAGTCAACCTTAAAGAAGTCAACTTCAAAACAATGGAGAGTAAAATAGTCCCCGGCTTGCATTTTGCCGGTGAGATATTAGATATTGATGGTATCACAGGTGGCTTTAACTTCCAAAGTGCTTGGACAACAGCCTACCTAGCCGGTCAATCCATGACAAAATCAACAGTAGATCATTAA